The Rhodamnia argentea isolate NSW1041297 chromosome 7, ASM2092103v1, whole genome shotgun sequence genome contains the following window.
AAATGCTCAGCTACAAACAATATCAATATCcaatagaataagaaaaattaccagGTAATTATCCAGGGAAATCGCCCTGTTCAAAATTCTAGCTTCTCTGACACACTCTACTTTGACCAGTAAGCAGTTCATCATTTCATCGAATAccaaatttattacaaataacTAGAGAAAAAAATCTTCATACTGGGCTGGAGAAATTAAGAAACTTTGAGACCTTCAACTACAAGGAAAGCCTCAATTTAAACCGATGGTTGAGAATCTGCTTTCCTACTAAACCATACTTTAACATACAATACATAACAGCATCAGTTGAAAAAAGCAACCATCCTCAAGTCTAAAGAACACTCAACCAGCCATGGACTGGAGGATATAAGTAAATAACTAAACAGTGCTTGATTTGATCCAAACAAATGGCAACAATGCAGAAAACAGGAGACAATCATGTCCACTTCCAACAGGAATAAATCATGAGCAAGGTCCCTCATAGCATGTTACTAGGACTCTGCTCCGACAGGGGTCAGTAGTCAGATTTGAGAATCGTTAGCCTCGCCACTTAGCATGAAACAAAACAATACCCCCGTCGCAAGTGATTTAAATAATGGAATGCCTAAAAACTAGTTAACCATGTAAATAGACAAGATGTACCTTTTCATATCTCTTGGAAGCCCTTGCATACTTCCCCGCCTTAAATAGaacatttccttcttctttcttcttgccTGCAGCCTCAATCTTCTCTTCAGTATTCATGTCCCACGACTCCTTGTCCTAAACATTGAATGTTTAGATGTATTAGTGCCCTGAAGCTTACAATAAGGATTGTGCAATAAAAGCAAATGAACAAGAGCCTGCTAACATACCTTGACAAAAGAGACCAACTCCACCTCGTAATACACAGTTGAATTAGGAGGAATGACAGCCAGATCCTGCTTAGACTCGAAAGATCCAAAAGCATACTCAGGTGCAACTGTCAGCAAAGCAACctctccctttttcatgttcatCACAGCTCTGTCAAGCCCGTCAATCACTTGTTCTGTCCAGAGAATAATCTTCAGCTAATCAATAGACTAAAGTAAAGCAGACAAGTAACACATCCAACCAGTTCAATTACCTTCGTCGGTCTTGAACTCGAATAACTCCTCACTATCATCATGGCCCTTCTTCACAAATACTGTACCATCTTGCAACTTCCCAACCAATTTCACTGCAACCTCAGAATCACACACATCAGCAACCACAGAGGCCATTGTGCAAATCATACCTAAGTCACTTCCATTTTACACTACAATTCTTAAGTTACTCAAATAGAGAAGTGGATCATCTTGTCCGTAGGATGTAAGAAAAGCTTGGGCACAAAAAGAAAGTACCTTTAACTACAGCTCCTTCATTAGGCTTCTCATATCCTTCCCCTTCCTTGAGGatcttttttattactttcttgtCGTCGGTCACTTCAGACACAGTCTTCCATGATACCAACTCTAATTTTATTTGAAGAGTTGCATTAGGTGGAACGGCACCCTCATCACCAGAAGCTGGCTTACCTTTCTCACCAAATCCATCTACAAACAAGAtctaaaattaacaaaacacACCCCAGCAGAATGCTCCAcaagacaagagagagagaggaaagaactTCAGCTTACATTGTGGCTTGACTGTCAAAAGAACTTTCTCTGCCTTTTTCATTGTCTTGACAGCTTTAGCAACTGCTGGGCAAAAATGTCCTACATGAAAGATTCAAGGTTAGTACTATACAAATGTGTAGGATGGCAAAAAGAGTACACTCTTTACCAAAAATTAGTCACCTTCTTTAACAGTGAATTCGATTCCATCAGACTTTGCAACTATGGTTCCATCTTCCAGCTGAACCTCATACTTGACTGCATAAACCAAAAGTCAATCCTATCAGCATCTTTTCGATTAACAAACTCCCGACAAAAATAACAATGAGGAAGAATTAAATAAACACCTGATACTTCATCCAGATCTTTAggattttcccatttttcacCTTCCACCAGAATTTTCTTGAACACGCCCCCATCCTTGCAAATATCCTTGACACTCGTCCAAGAAAGCAGTTCAACATCAAATTGCAGAGTTGCATTAGGAGGTATGGTTGGAGGTGAGCCAGACTCGCCATAAGCTAGCTCTGGAGGTATTGTGAAAATAGCATTTTCCCCCTTCTTCATTGTCTTGATACCTTGATCCCATCCCTTTATCACTTGCCCTGCAAGCACAACAAATTCATTCCAAAATCAACACCCTCCTTGGCCAGCTTCCttgaccaaaacaaaataaacaaggCATAACAAGTGCAAGATGATCAAAACTAGAATAAAACAGTTGACAGAATTATGTAAGTCCACAGACATTATACGACTGATAGACATATTGTCCAAGACTCACATAAGAGCAACCTTTGCCACCCACAATGTCAATCAAAGAGTATAAATTTTAATGACTCAGCTTTGTCGCGCAATTCATCAGACAGGTtcagtttaggtttaggtttaacAGAAGTCATAATGCCATTGGTGTAAAAGTATCTTGGAAACACAGTCAACAGAGAACCATGCCAATGATGACCAGTCAATTGTGCAGGGTTTATTTATTTCTGTCCATATCTCTCACTATTTTTCCAATTATTCATCCACATTTCTTCTTAATCCTACCGATATCTTGTTAGTGGATGATCTAAACCTATTCATTCAGTCATTCATGCTACCTGCATCACCCAATGCTACTTCTGTTGACTACCAGTAGACCAGCAGCATATTTGGGATTATAAAAAGAATGAAAGCTGACCATCTATGGGAAGATGACCTTAAATTGTTGACATATTCCCCGTCTACTTCAAAAGATTAAGCATATAAAATTGGCTTTCTCAAGCAATGCGAAAACAAATGCTGTACTACTAACACCATCATCTAAACAGCTTACCATTTTATGACCAGGAAAAAGACCACAGATATAAAAGAAGGCTGCAGCATGACAAGACCAGTATTCAGAATGACAAAAGGAGataagaaagaatcaatgaaaaGCAGAACATCCATATAAGATTTTCACCATCTCCAGACATACTAAAGAACAAGGAGGCAGAGAACTTTAGTTCACAAGTCACATATCCTGACTAGATTAACTTCCCAGGCTAGGGAACTCTAGAATCTTAGTCAGGCATCTATTTTCAACATACACTAGAACTGATATGCTACTCCATGTCctgtaataaaaaaatatgattcgcATATGTCAGCAGTTACAGAACAACATTCATGATATTTCAGCATCATGTCAAACTGGTATTCACTATGGACCATAACAATGAATCCCATGACCACCACAAGTGGGAAGGCACTTCCAATACAAGGAGACGCTCCAATACATGCTAAGCAAAGAGTTCTATCCAGACTAATAGGATCTCAGCACATACAAAATTATCTCCACTTCTTCTATAGAAGCTTGCAAACAGTAATTATAGCATCATTCCATCCACAGCAGTAGAGAAGGAGAATTTGCATCTGCATGGACTAGAGACTGTAGATAAAACCTACATCACAACATATCCCCATGTCGGCTAATAAAGGACTTCTCAGAGATAAACCATTCCATACCAATTTCCTCGAATAGCCACAACACCATGTCGTAGCCAAGTATAGTAAACTCATGATCAATGTGGCCAAACCAAAAAGCAAACGGTCAAAGGAGAGTCGAAGACCTCCAGAGAGTTACACGTGTAGGATCCGTGTAGGATCCATAAAGAGGATGAGATATTCTCAAATGCAGGTCGTGCCACACACAAACCCGTTCAACTTCCACTCGGCCACTATTAGGCCATATCAGCAAACTATCATCCCATCAAGAAAACCAGTTCCTACCTACTAAGACGTTACCTTGCGGACCCGTCAGTAGTGTGTAAACCATTTTTCAACGCAACTTGTTCGCATTTCAAAAGAACCAATAAACAGAAAATACATACTTCACCTTAACAGCCCAATTAGATTCAAGATTAAGCAACCGAAGAACTTGCACAATCACAGCGGAGCATAGTGAGGACGACTTTAATTCAATGAGCTAAAAATCACGATTTTTGCACAAAATTTGGAAGCCTCACCTTGGCCAAGAGGGAACTTGAATGGAGTCCCGCGGTCACGACTGGAATCGAATTGAGTACCATCAAGGAGCGTCCCAGTGTAATGCACTGAAAACAAGACAACCacaagggaaaaaaaccaaTCAGCTCAACCACCTCCAGAAACGAAAACCACAAAGCTAACACGCAACGATCCAAGGAAAAGGCACGCACCTTCAACTTCGTCGCCATTATCAGGGGTGTCCCAGCCCTCGCCTTCCTTGACGAGCTTCTTCTTGAGGCCCTGCTTGCCGATCTCCTTCTCCTCGCCGGCCTTCATGATGGGGGCGTCGTCGTCGGGGAGGTCGAAGTCCTCGTTCATCTCGTCGGCGGGCGGAATGTCGAAGTCCCCGGATGCATCCATTTGAGGGAGGTCCATTTCCGCGCGTCTCCGGAATCCAAAACGAAGAAGGAAGGACGATTACTTAAGGATCGTCCGGAGCTGACCCGAGAGGGTACAGACGGGATGCGAGCTGCAACAGGGATCGCGAAAGCGACGGGGTTCACGGGAGCGGAATCTGGAGGCGTCGAGAAGCAAGCGAAGTCGGGGGTGAGAAGATATTTTTATACGGCGTcgagagggggggaggttctAGAGAGTTCGAAGCGAGGGTTTTGGGGCAAGTGAAGAGGATGATGATCCGAGAGTTCCAGAGAGTttaccccttttctttttaattcttttagttttctttttttttcgtttttttttttggtgacgtGGGGTTgcagaaaaatgaaaacgaaCGCTGAGCGATGATGCGTCGAGACTCGTGCGGGGGATCTCAGCTAAAGATTTTACTGAGTGAGACCAGCTGAGTCAGAGTCGGAGAGACAGAGAGTCGCTGGTgcattttatcaaacacatgGAGAGCACCGTCGGATCTCATGGCCATCCACAACCatacatcttcatcttcatagaTCCTGATTCGATTCCCTCGGCTTATTTTATGCTACGCTCCGTCTAAAAATCGCTCCTTTGTTGGGTGAAAACTACGAAGAGAGAAAGGATAGGCCTGGGGTCCATTTCGGGCTTTGAAGATCTTTGCCCCCAAACCAGTCCGTGCTTGAATTTTAAGTACGAAACTTCCATTTAGGTGGGGGCCGGGCTAGAGAAGCGAACAGCTCGCTCGCACCTATTTTGAATCGCTTGCGCGGGCCGTCGAACCCACAACCGTTTCCGCTCCCCGTATTTAACCCGTTTAGCGAGGGAAGAAGAGAAGTCCACCTTCGAAAttatttcctcctccttcttcttcttccccggaCATCAGGGGGATAAGCCCAGGAGACAATGAGGGGACATATGAAGATATGATAGAGCGCTCCGCCCGCCGAAAGGGGGAATATAGACGGTTTCCTCTTACGGGGAACTTTGGTCGCCCGCCGTCCTCCTACGGCTGGAGAACCTGTCTCGCTAATACCTCTGAGGCTCTTACCATGCAATCGATGTTAGCCCACGCCGTATGGGCCAGCTTAGATGATTCCTGAGGTGTTCCTAGACATTCTGAGCATATCAAGGTTTCGTTTATTCTTCGGATagtacattttttaaaaaaaaaaaattcgctcattgggcttacaaaaataaattaacagaaaatatttgcattattcatgaaaaatattggaataTATTCCGACGACTAGGGAAAAatgtttgattattttatttttattttttattttattttatttttatttaaaaaaatattttccaaattactcACTTTTCGCTAAATAACGTTGGTGGgcctaaattttttaag
Protein-coding sequences here:
- the LOC115742473 gene encoding peptidyl-prolyl cis-trans isomerase FKBP62-like, which produces MDLPQMDASGDFDIPPADEMNEDFDLPDDDAPIMKAGEEKEIGKQGLKKKLVKEGEGWDTPDNGDEVEVHYTGTLLDGTQFDSSRDRGTPFKFPLGQGQVIKGWDQGIKTMKKGENAIFTIPPELAYGESGSPPTIPPNATLQFDVELLSWTSVKDICKDGGVFKKILVEGEKWENPKDLDEVSVKYEVQLEDGTIVAKSDGIEFTVKEGHFCPAVAKAVKTMKKAEKVLLTVKPQYGFGEKGKPASGDEGAVPPNATLQIKLELVSWKTVSEVTDDKKVIKKILKEGEGYEKPNEGAVVKVKLVGKLQDGTVFVKKGHDDSEELFEFKTDEEQVIDGLDRAVMNMKKGEVALLTVAPEYAFGSFESKQDLAVIPPNSTVYYEVELVSFVKDKESWDMNTEEKIEAAGKKKEEGNVLFKAGKYARASKRYEKAVKYIEYDTSFGEEEKKQAKALKVACNLNDAACKLKFKDYKQAEKLCTKVLELDSRNVKALYRRAQAYIQLADLDLAEFDIKKALEIDPDNRDVKLEYKVLKEKVKEYNKKDAKFYGNMFAKMSKLEPAEKTAAKEPEPMIVDSTA